The Planococcus liqunii genome includes a region encoding these proteins:
- a CDS encoding HAD family hydrolase — protein MKAILFDFDGTLANTLPVCDVAFQHVFRKFDGRELSSAEVRAMFGPSETGIIRKNLKYTDKDEAIEQYYAKYLERHAELVEPNLEIHDLLLLLKEQGMKLGIVTGKARRSLDISLEALGWEGLFDAIITGDDVEKPKPDPEGVLKILVQLNIVENEAIFIGDSDADILAGIEAGVLTIGVQWLPDYQTLEFAAAPDFHFKTVNDFKEALERGFK, from the coding sequence ATGAAAGCGATCTTATTTGATTTTGACGGCACACTGGCCAATACGCTGCCCGTCTGCGATGTGGCTTTCCAGCATGTCTTCAGAAAATTTGACGGGCGCGAACTTTCTTCTGCCGAGGTCCGGGCGATGTTCGGTCCATCCGAAACAGGCATTATCCGCAAAAACCTTAAATATACCGATAAAGATGAAGCAATCGAACAGTATTATGCCAAATACCTGGAGCGCCATGCTGAACTGGTTGAGCCCAATCTAGAAATCCATGACTTGCTTCTTTTACTAAAAGAACAAGGAATGAAATTGGGAATTGTCACCGGCAAAGCAAGAAGAAGCCTCGACATCTCCCTCGAAGCGCTGGGCTGGGAAGGATTGTTTGACGCCATCATTACAGGAGACGATGTGGAAAAGCCGAAACCGGATCCGGAAGGTGTGCTGAAAATCTTAGTGCAATTAAATATTGTCGAAAATGAAGCGATTTTCATTGGCGACAGCGATGCGGATATACTGGCGGGCATTGAAGCAGGCGTCCTGACAATCGGCGTCCAATGGCTGCCGGACTATCAGACTTTGGAATTTGCCGCTGCACCTGATTTTCATTTCAAAACGGTCAATGATTTCAAGGAAGCATTAGAAAGGGGATTCAAATGA
- a CDS encoding hydroxymethylglutaryl-CoA lyase, whose protein sequence is MFILPNSATIIEVGPRDGLQNEAKVVSTEHKLQFIESLQQAGVQEMELTSFVSPKWVPQMADAKDIMANVEKSGRQLVLTPNEKGINAALESGAQAVAVFVGVSNTFNKKNINKTTNESMEALKPLILQLKQDGVFVRACISTAFHCPFEGAIKPEDTLSLCRQFVDWGADELSVADTIGMATPVESYQLFSQLKEAFPDVLITAHFHDTRKMALANIFAALQAGVDRFDSSAGGLGGCPFAPGATGNVATEDVVNMLHQMGIETGIDLDRLCEAVQKIEPYVSNPVDTGMYRLYKNRT, encoded by the coding sequence ATGTTCATTTTACCAAATAGTGCAACGATTATCGAGGTCGGACCAAGAGACGGACTTCAAAATGAAGCGAAAGTAGTTTCAACCGAACACAAATTGCAATTTATCGAAAGTTTGCAGCAAGCGGGTGTCCAGGAAATGGAACTGACGTCTTTTGTCTCGCCGAAATGGGTCCCGCAAATGGCTGACGCGAAAGACATCATGGCCAACGTGGAGAAATCCGGAAGGCAATTGGTCTTGACGCCGAATGAAAAAGGCATCAATGCTGCACTCGAATCCGGAGCCCAAGCAGTTGCGGTATTCGTCGGGGTGTCGAATACGTTCAACAAGAAAAATATCAATAAAACAACAAATGAAAGCATGGAAGCGCTTAAACCGCTTATCCTTCAATTAAAACAAGACGGCGTCTTTGTCCGGGCCTGCATATCAACAGCGTTCCACTGCCCTTTTGAAGGGGCGATCAAACCGGAAGACACACTTTCGCTATGCCGGCAGTTTGTCGACTGGGGCGCGGACGAATTAAGCGTTGCCGATACAATCGGCATGGCGACGCCTGTGGAAAGCTACCAACTGTTTTCGCAATTAAAAGAAGCGTTTCCAGACGTATTGATAACGGCCCATTTCCACGACACACGCAAAATGGCGTTGGCCAATATATTTGCGGCGCTTCAAGCAGGCGTGGACCGGTTTGATTCATCCGCCGGCGGACTTGGGGGCTGCCCGTTTGCACCCGGCGCTACCGGAAATGTCGCAACCGAGGATGTCGTCAATATGCTGCACCAAATGGGCATTGAAACGGGCATCGACCTCGACCGGTTGTGCGAGGCTGTCCAAAAAATTGAACCTTATGTATCGAATCCGGTTGATACCGGCATGTATCGGCTTTATAAAAATCGGACCTAA
- a CDS encoding GNAT family N-acetyltransferase yields the protein MFLDKQEFLVKDKKYTIRPAQVEDAAQLSEVRLQIDGETENMDREKGEGFINVIGFERLIEEDANHPRNLFLVAESHGRILGFSRCEGSHLKRSLHKVEFGVGVLKEYWGHGIGKNLLNESIAWAKSIGIQKIVLYVLEENQKAVALYEKLGFETEGVLKNDKLLSDGKFHHTFVMGNLLD from the coding sequence ATGTTTTTGGACAAGCAGGAATTTCTGGTGAAAGATAAGAAGTATACAATCCGGCCTGCCCAAGTGGAGGATGCCGCGCAACTGTCCGAAGTTCGGTTGCAAATCGATGGAGAAACAGAGAACATGGACCGGGAAAAAGGGGAAGGGTTTATCAACGTAATTGGATTTGAACGGTTAATCGAAGAAGATGCGAATCATCCAAGGAATTTGTTTTTGGTCGCTGAAAGCCATGGCCGGATTCTCGGTTTTTCAAGATGTGAGGGCAGCCATTTGAAGCGCTCTTTGCATAAAGTGGAGTTTGGTGTTGGGGTGTTAAAGGAATATTGGGGGCACGGCATCGGAAAAAACTTATTGAACGAATCGATTGCATGGGCCAAATCAATCGGCATCCAAAAAATCGTTCTGTATGTTCTGGAAGAAAATCAAAAAGCGGTGGCGCTTTATGAAAAACTGGGATTTGAAACAGAAGGGGTATTGAAGAACGACAAACTCCTTTCAGATGGAAAATTCCATCATACATTCGTGATGGGGAACCTGTTGGATTAA
- a CDS encoding alpha/beta hydrolase, producing the protein MNKRFWQVSAIVSSGLAVAVAGVGIATSNRLMYVKKKDESLILERETTAKRYDEVWYAKVKKSERWIESENGYPIKAIFLEPHNTNRYVIICHGVTETKVNSFKYARMFERLGFNSVVYDHRRHGDTGGKTTSFGHYEKLDLKAVVEALKLHAGPDLVFGIHGESMGAATTLLYAGMEDNAAFYIADCAYSDISKQILHVMKTTTPLRTSLALKLAAVFMKLRDGYSISTVSPIDAVPTIKKPVLFIHSLNDEFVLPEMSREMYELKNGPKALKVFDEGAHAQSFNKNPEEYEATVADFLMENGLLSSETQKSTH; encoded by the coding sequence ATGAACAAACGTTTTTGGCAAGTTTCAGCCATTGTGTCAAGCGGGCTTGCTGTCGCTGTTGCGGGAGTCGGCATTGCCACCAGCAACCGGTTGATGTACGTGAAGAAAAAAGACGAAAGCCTCATTTTAGAGCGGGAAACTACTGCTAAACGCTACGACGAAGTCTGGTATGCCAAGGTCAAAAAAAGCGAACGATGGATCGAATCGGAAAACGGCTATCCCATCAAAGCGATTTTTCTGGAGCCGCACAACACGAATCGTTATGTCATTATCTGCCACGGCGTTACTGAAACAAAAGTGAACTCGTTTAAATATGCCCGTATGTTTGAACGGCTCGGCTTTAATTCTGTCGTATACGACCATCGCCGCCACGGTGACACCGGAGGAAAAACCACCAGCTTTGGCCATTACGAAAAACTGGACTTAAAAGCAGTCGTTGAAGCGCTGAAACTGCACGCCGGCCCTGACTTGGTATTCGGCATACACGGAGAATCGATGGGAGCGGCGACAACGCTCCTCTATGCCGGCATGGAAGACAACGCGGCTTTTTACATTGCCGATTGCGCCTATTCGGATATTTCCAAGCAAATCCTGCATGTCATGAAAACGACTACGCCGCTGCGCACTTCACTTGCTTTGAAACTGGCGGCCGTGTTCATGAAACTGCGGGACGGCTATTCCATCAGTACGGTGTCCCCGATTGATGCGGTCCCGACTATTAAAAAGCCGGTTCTGTTCATCCATAGCCTCAATGATGAGTTCGTTTTGCCGGAAATGTCGCGGGAAATGTATGAGCTGAAGAACGGTCCCAAAGCACTCAAAGTGTTCGACGAAGGGGCACACGCCCAGTCATTCAACAAGAATCCGGAAGAATACGAAGCAACGGTCGCAGATTTTTTAATGGAAAATGGGCTGTTGTCGTCCGAAACGCAAAAAAGCACTCATTGA
- a CDS encoding class I SAM-dependent methyltransferase, translated as MEFKGSSVYDQTDFLSNYLKRRGRQESPNNAIEKPIIFELLGDVSGKRILDLGCGDAAFGRELMAAGAVSYEGVEGSEAMALLAKETLKETSGTLFQGTMEEYPFPKGRFDVVTSRFAIHYIEDVETLFAKVYASLNEQGHFLFSVQHPLTTSSFESKQAGERRENWLVDDYFIQGERKEPWIDKIVVKHHRTIETYFTALTGAGFKVKALREGEPDRQSFTSEEEYQRRRRIPVMLVFSCEK; from the coding sequence TTGGAATTCAAAGGCTCAAGTGTATATGACCAAACTGATTTTTTATCGAATTATTTAAAACGCAGAGGGCGGCAAGAAAGCCCGAACAATGCAATTGAAAAGCCGATCATTTTCGAACTGTTAGGAGATGTGAGCGGGAAGCGCATCCTGGATTTGGGTTGTGGAGATGCCGCTTTCGGGCGTGAACTGATGGCTGCAGGAGCAGTATCCTATGAAGGAGTCGAGGGATCTGAAGCCATGGCCTTATTGGCGAAGGAAACCTTAAAAGAGACCTCTGGCACTCTTTTTCAAGGGACAATGGAAGAATACCCTTTTCCAAAGGGAAGGTTTGATGTAGTGACGTCCCGCTTTGCCATACACTATATAGAAGATGTCGAAACATTATTTGCCAAAGTGTACGCAAGCTTAAACGAACAAGGCCATTTCCTGTTCAGTGTTCAGCATCCTTTGACGACTTCGTCATTTGAAAGCAAGCAAGCCGGTGAAAGAAGAGAAAACTGGCTGGTCGATGACTATTTTATCCAAGGTGAACGAAAAGAACCTTGGATTGATAAAATCGTCGTCAAACACCACCGGACAATTGAAACTTATTTTACAGCTTTGACAGGAGCCGGTTTTAAAGTGAAAGCTTTGCGTGAAGGGGAACCCGACCGCCAATCGTTCACCAGCGAGGAAGAGTATCAGCGGCGCCGGCGCATCCCGGTCATGCTGGTGTTTTCGTGTGAAAAATAA
- the yneA gene encoding cell division suppressor protein YneA encodes MTIIQKHSYFTALFTLILIFSIFTVVNHNNEEAQMSHVQIEEGDTLWTLAESFSGETPHQQWIDEIMKENGLTTSKIVAGQSIKIPSDRLKYAPDETIKLAGDAE; translated from the coding sequence ATGACAATTATCCAAAAACATTCTTATTTTACTGCATTATTTACATTGATTCTTATATTTTCGATTTTTACCGTGGTGAACCACAATAACGAAGAAGCTCAAATGAGCCATGTGCAAATTGAAGAAGGCGATACTTTATGGACATTAGCGGAATCTTTCAGCGGTGAAACTCCCCATCAGCAGTGGATAGACGAAATTATGAAGGAAAACGGTTTAACTACTTCGAAAATCGTCGCCGGTCAATCGATTAAGATTCCCAGTGATCGACTAAAATATGCCCCAGATGAAACCATCAAGCTGGCAGGTGATGCAGAATGA
- a CDS encoding YneB family resolvase-like protein, whose translation MKKTALIYCRVSTTKDTQETSLERQEEELLKFAFEQSYIVDQIFSDQHSGYEMDREGLLEMLNCIKTEKIDAVFVQDETRLGRGHARIALLHVMKKYGVEVYTLSDRGPIALNDMDDMVLEILAIVEEYQRKIHNAKIKRGMKRAVENGYKPEKNLKGKGNPEGRERLDLPIDQIVSLKENGLTFHEIAITLQGFGYKASKATVHRRYKEFEQMKQG comes from the coding sequence ATGAAAAAGACTGCGTTAATCTATTGCCGAGTCAGTACCACGAAAGACACTCAAGAAACTTCGCTCGAAAGACAAGAAGAAGAATTGCTGAAATTTGCATTTGAACAATCGTATATCGTTGACCAAATTTTTTCCGATCAGCATAGCGGCTATGAAATGGACCGGGAAGGTCTGCTCGAAATGCTGAATTGCATCAAGACTGAAAAAATCGATGCGGTCTTTGTCCAGGACGAAACCCGTCTTGGGCGAGGCCATGCCCGCATTGCTCTTTTGCATGTCATGAAAAAATACGGAGTTGAAGTGTATACCTTATCCGACCGGGGTCCAATCGCGTTAAACGATATGGACGATATGGTGCTGGAAATTTTAGCGATTGTAGAAGAATATCAACGGAAAATACATAATGCCAAAATCAAGCGCGGCATGAAGCGCGCAGTCGAAAATGGCTATAAACCTGAAAAAAACTTGAAAGGCAAAGGCAATCCGGAAGGCCGGGAACGCCTTGATTTGCCGATTGACCAAATTGTCAGCCTGAAAGAAAACGGATTGACTTTCCATGAGATTGCGATCACCTTGCAAGGGTTTGGCTACAAGGCCAGCAAAGCAACCGTCCATCGGCGCTATAAAGAATTTGAACAGATGAAACAGGGCTAA
- the tkt gene encoding transketolase: MSNHADQLAVTTIRTLSIDAIEKANSGHPGLPMGAAPMAYTLWTKHMHHNPSNPDWFNRDRFVLSAGHGSMLLYSLLHLSGYGLSLDEIKNFRQWDSKTPGHPEYHHTKGVEATTGPLGQGIGMAVGMAMAERHLAATYNKENLDIVDHHTFALCGDGDLMEGVAGEAISLAGHLKLNKLVVLYDSNDISLDGDLSMSFSEDIQKRFESYGWNYLRVNDGNELDDLSEKIAQAKQSSDKPTIIEVKTVIGYGAPNKSGKADAHGAPLGEDEMKLAKEYYKWTFDQDFHVPEEVYETFKQATDELGGKAEAAWNELYKQYESEHPELAAQLQKAIKGELPENFDAEFPTYEVGKKQATRASSGDMVNAIAKAVPSFFGGSADLAGSNKTNIKGGGDFDAENPAGRNIWFGVREFAMGTALNGMALHGGLHVFGGTFFVFSDYVRPAIRLAALMGLPVTFVFTHDSVAVGEDGPTHEPVEHLASLRAMPNLSVVRPADANETKAAWKLALTAKTTPTLLVLSRQDLPVLEHSGELSESGVEKGAYVVSPAENPQALLLATGSEVSLAVAAQKQLAEEGISVSVVSMPSWDRFEKQDKEYKQSVIPKTVKKRLAIEMGSSFGWERYTGDEGDILSIDRFGASAPGERIMKEFGFTPENVVNKVKNLINEQ; this comes from the coding sequence ATGTCAAACCATGCAGATCAACTTGCAGTGACTACGATTCGCACACTTTCCATAGATGCTATCGAAAAAGCTAATTCGGGCCACCCTGGATTGCCAATGGGCGCTGCTCCTATGGCTTACACTTTATGGACTAAACACATGCACCATAACCCGAGCAATCCGGACTGGTTCAACCGCGACCGTTTTGTGTTATCGGCTGGACACGGATCGATGCTTCTATATAGCTTGCTTCACTTAAGCGGATATGGCTTGTCATTGGACGAAATCAAAAACTTCCGCCAATGGGATTCCAAAACACCTGGACACCCTGAATACCACCACACGAAAGGTGTAGAAGCCACTACGGGCCCGCTTGGACAAGGGATTGGGATGGCAGTCGGAATGGCGATGGCAGAACGCCATTTAGCAGCTACATACAATAAAGAAAACCTGGACATCGTTGACCACCACACATTCGCTTTATGCGGAGACGGGGATTTGATGGAAGGTGTTGCTGGTGAAGCGATCTCACTTGCCGGCCATTTGAAATTGAACAAATTGGTTGTCCTTTATGACAGCAACGACATTTCGCTTGATGGCGACTTGAGCATGAGTTTCTCGGAAGACATTCAAAAACGTTTCGAGTCTTATGGCTGGAACTACTTGCGTGTAAACGACGGCAACGAGCTGGACGATTTGTCTGAAAAAATTGCTCAGGCTAAACAGTCATCCGACAAACCGACAATCATTGAAGTGAAAACCGTAATCGGCTACGGAGCTCCAAACAAATCCGGTAAAGCAGATGCGCACGGTGCACCACTTGGCGAAGACGAAATGAAACTGGCTAAAGAATACTACAAGTGGACATTTGATCAGGACTTCCACGTTCCTGAAGAAGTCTATGAAACATTCAAACAAGCAACAGATGAGCTTGGCGGCAAAGCGGAAGCAGCTTGGAACGAGCTTTACAAACAGTACGAATCCGAGCATCCGGAACTTGCGGCTCAACTTCAAAAAGCGATCAAAGGTGAACTTCCTGAAAACTTCGATGCGGAATTCCCGACTTATGAAGTTGGCAAGAAGCAAGCGACGCGTGCGTCTTCTGGCGATATGGTCAATGCCATTGCCAAAGCGGTTCCTTCGTTCTTCGGAGGCAGTGCGGACCTTGCAGGATCTAACAAAACCAACATCAAAGGCGGAGGCGACTTTGACGCTGAAAACCCAGCCGGACGCAATATCTGGTTTGGAGTACGTGAATTTGCGATGGGTACTGCGTTAAACGGCATGGCGCTTCACGGCGGCCTTCATGTATTCGGCGGCACGTTCTTCGTATTCAGCGACTACGTACGCCCAGCCATCCGTTTGGCGGCACTGATGGGACTTCCAGTAACATTTGTATTTACACACGACAGCGTAGCGGTCGGGGAAGATGGACCGACTCACGAGCCGGTTGAACATCTTGCGTCACTTCGTGCAATGCCGAATTTGAGCGTTGTCCGTCCAGCAGATGCAAACGAAACAAAAGCAGCTTGGAAGTTGGCATTGACTGCAAAAACAACTCCAACTTTGCTTGTTCTTTCCCGCCAGGACTTGCCAGTGCTTGAGCATTCAGGCGAGCTTTCAGAAAGCGGCGTGGAAAAAGGTGCGTATGTGGTTTCTCCTGCAGAAAACCCGCAAGCATTGCTTCTTGCGACTGGATCTGAAGTCAGCCTTGCTGTAGCAGCACAGAAGCAATTGGCTGAAGAAGGAATTTCGGTTTCTGTTGTATCGATGCCTTCTTGGGACCGTTTCGAGAAACAAGACAAAGAATACAAACAGTCCGTCATTCCAAAAACAGTGAAAAAACGTTTGGCGATCGAAATGGGATCATCATTCGGCTGGGAACGCTACACTGGCGATGAAGGCGATATCCTTTCCATCGACCGCTTCGGTGCAAGTGCACCGGGCGAGCGCATCATGAAAGAATTCGGCTTTACTCCAGAAAACGTGGTCAACAAAGTCAAGAATTTGATCAACGAACAATAA
- a CDS encoding NUDIX hydrolase yields the protein MSTKWLEWAQRIQSLSQAGLAYSKNVYDLERFEELRDISVEILKEHTELEMEKIKDLFANDTGYQTPKLDIRGAVFKDGKILMVHEKIDDCWSLPGGFCDIGLSPAENIVKEIKEESGFNVVPVKLLAVLDMKKHPHPPHAFHYYKIFIQCEIVGGNAANGVETQDVEFFEEGKLPPLSINRNTESQIQLLFDFWRDPGKVAVFD from the coding sequence ATGAGTACAAAATGGCTCGAATGGGCGCAAAGAATTCAGTCGCTGTCCCAGGCAGGACTGGCTTATTCCAAAAACGTCTACGATTTGGAGCGCTTTGAAGAATTGCGCGATATCAGTGTGGAAATTTTAAAAGAGCATACCGAACTGGAAATGGAAAAAATCAAAGACTTGTTCGCAAACGACACCGGCTACCAGACGCCGAAATTGGATATCCGCGGAGCCGTTTTCAAAGACGGAAAAATTTTGATGGTCCATGAAAAAATCGATGACTGCTGGTCTTTGCCTGGCGGCTTTTGCGACATCGGCCTTTCCCCTGCAGAAAATATCGTAAAGGAAATCAAGGAAGAATCGGGGTTTAACGTAGTGCCGGTGAAACTTTTAGCCGTTCTGGATATGAAGAAACACCCGCACCCTCCCCATGCTTTCCATTATTATAAAATCTTTATCCAGTGCGAAATTGTCGGTGGGAATGCTGCAAATGGCGTGGAAACTCAAGATGTGGAGTTCTTTGAAGAAGGCAAGCTGCCGCCATTGTCCATCAACCGGAATACCGAATCGCAAATTCAGTTATTATTTGATTTTTGGAGAGATCCGGGCAAGGTAGCAGTGTTTGATTAA
- the lexA gene encoding transcriptional repressor LexA yields MKKVSKRQEDILTFIKDEVRAKGYPPSVREIGEAVGLASSSTVHGHLARLESKGLIRRDPTKPRAIEIISTDDALIEKNPVLHVPLIGKVTAGLPITAIENVEEYFPLPQSYGTEEDHIFMLEIMGESMIEAGILNGDYVVVRQQQSANNGDIVVAMTADDEATVKRFFREEGYFRLQPENSSMDPIIVDQVSILGKVVGVYRQIH; encoded by the coding sequence TTGAAAAAAGTATCGAAGCGCCAAGAAGATATTTTAACTTTCATAAAAGACGAAGTTCGGGCAAAAGGCTATCCGCCTTCCGTACGTGAAATTGGAGAAGCAGTTGGCTTGGCATCAAGTTCGACTGTCCATGGCCATTTGGCAAGATTGGAAAGCAAAGGCTTAATCCGGCGCGACCCGACAAAACCAAGAGCGATTGAAATTATCAGCACAGACGATGCGTTAATCGAAAAAAATCCTGTATTGCATGTGCCTTTGATCGGTAAAGTTACGGCAGGCTTGCCAATTACGGCTATTGAAAACGTGGAAGAATACTTCCCATTGCCGCAAAGCTACGGCACGGAAGAAGACCATATCTTCATGCTGGAAATTATGGGTGAAAGTATGATCGAAGCAGGCATCCTGAACGGGGACTACGTTGTTGTACGCCAGCAGCAGTCCGCAAACAATGGCGACATTGTTGTCGCAATGACTGCTGATGACGAAGCAACCGTCAAACGCTTTTTCCGCGAAGAAGGCTACTTCCGTTTGCAGCCTGAAAACTCCTCGATGGATCCGATTATCGTAGACCAAGTCTCCATTTTGGGCAAAGTCGTCGGCGTCTACCGCCAAATTCATTAA
- a CDS encoding YneF family protein: MDTWIWILIVIVALLAGVALGFYIARRYMMKYLQDNPPINEEMLRIMMMQMGQKPSQKKINQMMAQMNKASTKPGKPAKK, from the coding sequence ATGGATACATGGATTTGGATCTTAATCGTAATCGTGGCTTTACTCGCAGGTGTTGCACTTGGATTCTATATCGCTCGCCGATACATGATGAAATATTTGCAAGACAATCCACCAATCAATGAAGAAATGCTGCGAATCATGATGATGCAAATGGGACAAAAACCGTCTCAGAAAAAAATCAACCAAATGATGGCTCAAATGAATAAAGCGTCAACTAAACCTGGAAAACCAGCTAAAAAATAA
- a CDS encoding acetyl-CoA C-acetyltransferase produces MSQEIVIVSAVRTAIGSFQGALKDVPATKLGAIVIKEAVEKAGIAPEQVSEVIMGNVLQAGLGQNPARQASIQAGLPDTVPAMSINKVCGSGLKAVHLAYQAIYAGDAEIVVAGGMENMSQAPYLLENARSGFRMGDQKVVDSMLVDGLTCAFNDYHMGITAENLCDRYEITREEQDEFSARSQARAAAAIDAGKFDDEIVPVEIPQRKGEPVIFKTDEYVKRDSTAEKLGKLRPAFKKEGSVTAGNASGINDGAAAVVVMSKAKADELGLKPLATIVANGNAGVDPSVMGIGPVQAVKNALKKADLSLEEIELIEANEAFAAQSIAVDRELKFNHDILNVNGGAIALGHPIGASGARVFVSLLHEMQKRDAKTGLATLCIGGGQGVATIVKRP; encoded by the coding sequence GTGTCACAAGAAATCGTTATTGTCAGTGCCGTTCGTACAGCAATCGGATCGTTCCAGGGAGCGTTAAAAGATGTACCCGCTACCAAATTAGGGGCGATTGTCATTAAAGAAGCCGTTGAAAAAGCGGGAATAGCACCGGAACAAGTTTCGGAAGTGATCATGGGCAATGTGCTGCAGGCAGGACTCGGCCAAAACCCGGCACGCCAAGCATCCATTCAAGCGGGTCTTCCCGACACGGTGCCAGCCATGTCGATCAATAAAGTCTGCGGGTCCGGACTGAAAGCGGTTCATCTGGCGTATCAGGCGATTTATGCAGGGGATGCGGAAATCGTGGTTGCCGGTGGAATGGAAAACATGAGCCAAGCACCGTATTTGCTCGAAAATGCACGCAGCGGCTTCCGCATGGGCGACCAAAAGGTAGTCGACAGCATGCTCGTTGACGGCTTGACTTGTGCGTTCAACGATTACCATATGGGAATTACAGCGGAAAACTTATGCGACCGCTATGAAATAACGCGTGAAGAACAAGATGAGTTTTCAGCCCGTTCACAAGCTCGTGCCGCAGCGGCTATCGACGCAGGCAAGTTTGATGATGAAATCGTGCCGGTCGAAATTCCACAGCGCAAAGGCGAGCCGGTGATTTTTAAAACAGATGAATACGTAAAACGTGATTCCACTGCTGAAAAGTTGGGGAAATTGCGTCCGGCATTTAAAAAAGAAGGCAGCGTTACAGCTGGCAATGCATCCGGCATCAATGACGGCGCAGCGGCAGTAGTCGTGATGTCAAAAGCGAAAGCGGACGAACTGGGGCTTAAGCCGCTAGCGACGATTGTGGCGAATGGCAATGCCGGGGTCGATCCGTCGGTTATGGGAATCGGACCTGTCCAGGCAGTGAAAAATGCCTTAAAAAAAGCGGACTTATCGCTTGAAGAAATCGAATTGATCGAGGCAAACGAAGCATTTGCTGCCCAGTCGATTGCGGTTGACCGTGAATTGAAATTCAACCACGACATTCTGAATGTCAACGGCGGTGCGATTGCCCTTGGACATCCAATCGGTGCAAGCGGAGCCCGCGTTTTTGTGTCGCTTCTCCATGAAATGCAGAAACGCGATGCGAAAACAGGCCTTGCGACACTGTGTATCGGCGGCGGCCAAGGCGTAGCGACCATCGTAAAACGCCCTTAA
- a CDS encoding YqkE family protein: protein MAKKKAAKQNAPKKKEEASSQLPEDILAKLQATKKELLKEEQQRQDEIEAQRVFERQQREKNLSFEELLERHGDKGNKY from the coding sequence ATGGCTAAGAAAAAAGCAGCAAAGCAGAATGCACCAAAGAAAAAAGAAGAAGCAAGCAGCCAGTTGCCGGAAGACATTCTGGCAAAGCTGCAAGCCACAAAAAAAGAATTGCTGAAAGAAGAACAGCAGCGGCAGGATGAAATCGAAGCGCAACGAGTATTCGAGCGTCAGCAGCGCGAAAAGAACCTGTCGTTTGAGGAATTACTGGAACGTCACGGGGATAAAGGTAATAAATACTAA
- a CDS encoding DUF896 domain-containing protein: MLSPDKLKRINELSRKSKTAGLSVEEAKEQSSLREEYLQVFRKTMRGTIENVKVIDPNGDDVTPDKIKNIRENKYLN; the protein is encoded by the coding sequence ATGTTATCTCCAGATAAATTAAAGCGAATCAACGAATTATCGCGTAAATCGAAAACTGCTGGCTTGTCAGTTGAAGAAGCAAAAGAGCAATCTTCCTTGCGGGAAGAATATTTGCAGGTTTTCCGCAAAACGATGCGCGGAACAATTGAAAACGTAAAAGTGATCGATCCGAACGGCGACGATGTAACGCCTGACAAAATTAAAAATATCCGCGAGAATAAGTATTTAAATTAA
- a CDS encoding DUF6376 family protein, with protein MKKISLAFLIASGMLLSGCSALEGVNNTLNYATEASEYANEATAFGKEVPDLAKRAVNDEQAAKELETKLEEMKTNIEEFNELEAPEIGADLHQQVVDQNKRAVEGIDLYLENIEGGKLNSEVLKNNQAFQSLQEITSIIEQIKNLGN; from the coding sequence ATGAAAAAGATATCTCTGGCATTTCTAATAGCAAGCGGCATGTTGCTCAGCGGCTGTTCGGCGCTTGAAGGGGTCAACAATACTTTGAATTACGCCACGGAAGCTTCCGAATACGCAAACGAGGCCACAGCTTTTGGCAAGGAAGTCCCGGATCTGGCAAAAAGAGCGGTCAATGACGAGCAGGCTGCAAAAGAACTGGAGACAAAGCTGGAAGAAATGAAAACAAATATCGAAGAATTCAATGAGCTGGAAGCCCCTGAAATCGGGGCAGACCTGCACCAGCAAGTAGTGGACCAAAACAAACGCGCAGTGGAAGGCATCGACTTGTATTTGGAGAACATAGAAGGCGGCAAACTCAATTCAGAAGTGCTGAAGAATAACCAGGCGTTCCAATCTCTTCAGGAAATTACCAGCATCATTGAACAAATCAAAAATTTAGGCAATTAA